In the genome of Meles meles chromosome 2, mMelMel3.1 paternal haplotype, whole genome shotgun sequence, one region contains:
- the RBM46 gene encoding probable RNA-binding protein 46, translated as MNEENIDGTNGCSKVRTGTQNEAALLALMEKTGYNMVQENGQRKFGGPPPGWEGPPPPRGCEVFVGKIPRDMYEDELVPVFERAGKIYEFRLMMEFSGENRGYAFVMYTTKEEAQLAIRILNNYEIRPGKFIGVCVSLDNCRLFIGAIPKEKKKEEILDEMKKVTEGVVDVIVYPSATDKTKNRGFAFVEYESHRAAAMARRKLIPGTFQLWGHTIQVDWADPEKEVDEETMQRVKVLYVRNLMISTTEETIKAEFNKFKPGAVERVKKLRDYAFVHFFNREDAVAAMSVMNGKCIDGASIEVTLAKPVNKENTWRQHLNGQISPNSENLIVFANKEESHPKTLGKPPTLPARLNGQHSPSPPEIERCTYPFFPGTKLTPISMYSLKSNHFNSAVMHLDYYCNKNNWAPPEYYLYSTTSQDGKVLLVYKIVIPAIANGSQSYFMPDKLCTTLEDAKELAAQFTLLHLDREHNLFSLDLCRRIWRK; from the exons ATGAATGAAGAAAACATAGATGGAACAAATGGATGCAGTAAAGTCAGAACTGGTACTCAGAATGAAGCAGCATTACTTGCTTTGATGGAAAAGACTGGTTACAACATGGTACAAGAAAACGGGCAAAGGAAATTTGGTGGTCCTCCTCCAG gTTGGGAAGGTCCCCCTCCGCCTAGAGGCTGTGAAGTTTTTGTAGGAAAAATACCTCGTGATATGTATGAAGATGAGTTAGTTCCTGTATTTGAAAGAGCTGGGAAGATATATGAATTTCGACTTATGATGGAATTTAGTGGTGAAAATCGAGGGTATGCTTTTGTGATGTACACGACAAAAGAAGAGGCCCAATTAGCCATCAGAATTCTTAATAATTATGAAATTCGACCAGGGAAGTTTATTGGTGTGTGTGTAAGCTTGGATAATTGCAGATTATTTATTGGAGCTATTcctaaggaaaagaagaaagaagaaattttggaTGAAATGAAGAAAGTTACAGAAGGAGTTGTAGATGTCATTGTTTATCCAAGTGCAACAGATAAGACCAAAAATCGTGGTTTTGCATTTGTTGAATATGAATCTCACAGAGCTGCTGCCATGGCTAGGAGAAAACTAATCCCAG gtACTTTCCAACTATGGGGCCATACCATTCAGGTAGATTGGGCTGACCCAGAGAAGGAGGTTGATGAGGAAACCATGCAGAGAGTTAAAGTTCTCTATGTAAGAAATTTAATGATCTCAACTACAGAGGAAACGATTAAAGCAGAATTCAACAAATTCAAACCTGGTGCAGTTGAACGAGTAAAGAAACTTAGAGATTATGCTTTTGTTCACTTTTTCAACCGAGAAGATGCAGTGGCTGCTATGTCAGTTATGAATGGAAAATGCATTGATGGAGCAAGTATTGAGGTAACACTGGCAAAAccagtaaataaagaaaacacttgGAGACAGCATCTTAATGGTCAGATTAGCCCTAATTCTGAAAATCTGATTGTGTTTGCTAACAAGGAAGAGAGCCACCCCAAAACTCTAGGCAAACCACCAACTCTTCCAGCTCGTCTCAATGGCCAACATAGCCCAAGCCCCCCTGAAATTGAAAGATGCACTTATCCATTTTTTCCTGGAACAAAGCTTACTCCAATTAGTATGTATTCTTTAAAATCCAATCATTTCAATTCTGCAGTAATGCATTTGGATTATTACTGCAACAAAAATAATTGGGCACCACcagaatattatttatattcaacAACAAGTCAAGATGGGAAGGTACTCTTGGTATATAAAATTGTTATTCCTGCTATTGCAAATGGATCCCAGAGTTACTTTATGCCAGACAAACTCTGTACTACGTTAGAAGATGCAAAGGAACTGGCAGCCCAGTTTACATTACTTCATTTGG